In one window of Saprospiraceae bacterium DNA:
- the gyrB gene encoding DNA topoisomerase (ATP-hydrolyzing) subunit B yields the protein MSGQNGDYSASSIQALEGLEAVRRRPGMYIGSTDVKGLHHLVWEVVDNSIDEHLAGHCSHILVSILQDNSIKVEDNGRGIPVDIHPKLKKSALEVVMTVLHAGGKFDKDSYKVSGGLHGVGVSCVNALSSYVRAEVRREGKVFMQEYERGKPKADVAVIGESGSRGTTVIFTPDSEIFETLVYHFDTLAQRLRELSFLNSGLTIFLKDEREGQQREEKFYSEGGLKEFVKYIDQGRTPLTEDVIYITGKEENVDVEIALVYNNGFQENLLSYVNNIYTREGGTHVSGFRRALARVFKQYGDQNGFFSKLKMEISGEDFREGLTGIISVKVPEPQFKGQTKGELGNSEVVGIVSRIVGDTLMAFLEQNPKESRRIIDKIILAATARHAARKAREMVQRKNVLTGGGLPGKLADCASKSAEESELFLVEGDSAGGTAKQGRNRHYQAILPLRGKILNVEKALEYKIYENEEIKNIFTALGVHIFEDEEGERRLNLDKLRYHKIVIMCDADVDGSHITTLILTFFYRYMPELISNGYLYIARPPLYLVKKGKEAKYAWNEKERAEIVAEIGKGKEDSVHIQRYKGLGEMNAEQLWETTMNPATRTLSRVTVEDASNASYYFSILMGDDVPPRREFIETHAVYANIDV from the coding sequence ATGTCAGGACAAAATGGAGATTACAGCGCCTCGAGTATACAGGCTTTGGAGGGACTGGAGGCGGTGCGAAGAAGACCGGGGATGTACATCGGCAGTACAGATGTCAAAGGATTGCATCATTTGGTATGGGAGGTAGTTGACAACTCCATTGACGAACATCTTGCAGGCCATTGCAGCCATATTTTGGTGAGCATTTTACAGGATAACAGCATTAAAGTTGAAGATAACGGACGTGGGATACCTGTGGATATTCATCCAAAGCTGAAAAAGTCTGCCCTGGAAGTGGTCATGACCGTATTACATGCCGGTGGAAAGTTTGACAAAGATTCTTATAAAGTTTCCGGAGGATTGCATGGGGTAGGGGTTTCCTGCGTCAATGCACTCTCTTCTTATGTCAGGGCTGAGGTCAGAAGAGAAGGTAAAGTTTTCATGCAGGAATACGAGCGTGGAAAACCCAAAGCGGATGTGGCCGTTATCGGAGAATCCGGTTCGCGAGGCACGACAGTTATTTTTACCCCCGATTCCGAAATTTTTGAAACGCTGGTCTACCATTTCGATACGCTGGCACAGCGTCTGAGGGAATTATCATTTTTGAATTCCGGTCTTACCATTTTCCTCAAAGATGAAAGAGAGGGTCAGCAAAGGGAAGAAAAATTTTATTCAGAGGGCGGATTGAAAGAATTCGTCAAATATATCGATCAGGGACGGACACCGCTCACCGAGGATGTGATCTACATTACCGGAAAAGAAGAAAATGTGGACGTTGAAATCGCCTTGGTTTACAACAATGGGTTCCAGGAAAATTTGTTGTCTTATGTGAATAATATTTACACCCGCGAAGGTGGGACCCATGTCAGTGGATTCAGAAGGGCATTGGCCAGAGTGTTTAAGCAATACGGAGACCAGAATGGTTTTTTCTCCAAACTGAAGATGGAGATTAGTGGTGAAGACTTTAGAGAAGGACTTACGGGAATAATATCTGTAAAAGTTCCCGAACCCCAGTTCAAAGGTCAGACCAAAGGCGAATTGGGAAATTCCGAAGTCGTGGGTATTGTTTCCCGCATTGTGGGTGACACACTCATGGCATTTCTCGAGCAGAATCCCAAAGAATCGAGAAGGATTATCGACAAAATTATATTGGCTGCAACAGCCCGGCATGCGGCCCGTAAAGCGCGGGAGATGGTTCAGCGCAAAAATGTTTTGACGGGAGGGGGACTTCCTGGTAAACTTGCGGATTGTGCATCCAAGTCAGCTGAAGAATCGGAGTTGTTTCTCGTCGAAGGAGATTCTGCGGGTGGAACAGCCAAACAAGGCCGTAACAGACATTATCAGGCCATCCTTCCCTTGCGAGGAAAAATTCTGAATGTCGAAAAAGCATTGGAATATAAAATTTACGAGAACGAGGAGATTAAAAATATTTTCACCGCATTGGGTGTGCACATCTTTGAAGACGAAGAAGGAGAACGCAGATTAAATCTCGATAAACTGCGCTATCATAAAATCGTGATCATGTGCGATGCCGATGTTGACGGCAGCCACATCACGACTTTGATTTTGACATTCTTCTACCGCTATATGCCTGAACTCATCAGCAATGGATATTTATACATTGCCAGGCCGCCACTGTATTTGGTTAAAAAAGGAAAAGAAGCGAAATATGCATGGAATGAAAAGGAAAGAGCTGAAATCGTTGCCGAAATTGGCAAAGGAAAGGAAGACAGTGTTCACATCCAGCGCTACAAAGGTCTTGGTGAAATGAACGCCGAACAATTGTGGGAAACCACCATGAATCCTGCAACCAGAACTTTGAGTCGTGTGACTGTAGAGGATGCATCCAATGCCAGTTATTATTTCAGCATACTGATGGGAGATGATGTACCTCCGCGCAGGGAGTTTATTGAAACCCATGCGGTGTATGCGAATATTGATGTGTAA
- a CDS encoding TlpA family protein disulfide reductase — protein MKLMKFFLPVFFLIGSSFVVVDKLFPTAQLKSLDGKNILLNDHFTKNKLTVISFWATWCSPCKKELDAMKDLYKEWQGLGIEMIAITVDDAQALNKVKPMVAQKSWKYTILSDQNKEMMRALNFQSIPQTFVVDARGEILYTHSGYTPGDEYELDKKLRGFLK, from the coding sequence ATGAAATTAATGAAATTCTTTTTACCGGTCTTTTTCCTTATTGGAAGTTCCTTTGTCGTTGTCGATAAATTATTTCCAACTGCGCAGTTAAAATCCCTCGATGGAAAAAACATTTTGCTAAACGACCATTTCACCAAGAACAAACTAACAGTTATTAGTTTTTGGGCGACCTGGTGTTCACCATGTAAAAAAGAATTGGATGCAATGAAAGATCTTTATAAAGAGTGGCAGGGACTGGGCATAGAAATGATCGCTATAACCGTTGATGATGCGCAGGCCTTAAATAAAGTAAAACCCATGGTTGCTCAGAAGTCATGGAAATACACCATTCTTTCCGACCAGAATAAAGAAATGATGCGCGCGCTCAATTTTCAGTCCATTCCACAAACCTTTGTGGTTGATGCCAGGGGTGAGATTTTATATACCCATTCCGGATATACACCGGGAGATGAGTACGAGTTAGACAAAAAGTTGCGTGGATTTTTGAAATAA
- a CDS encoding glycine--tRNA ligase — MEDLFKKVTAHCKEYGFIYPSSEIYDGLSAVYDYGPNGVALKNNIKEYWWKSMVQMHQNIVGIDAAIFMHPKTWKASGHVDAFNDPLVDNKDSKKRYRADQLIEDYIDKQSAKLEKEVDKARNRFGDAFDENLYRKTNPRILEIQNRMDATTKRMTDALGSGDMPAMKQLIDDCEIADPDTGSRNWTEVRQFNLMFNTQLGNIAGEEGKLYLRPETAQGIFVNFLNVSKTSRQKIPFGIAQIGKAFRNEIVARQFIFRMREFEQMEMQFFVKPGEEMKWYEYWKAKRMAWHLALGTPDSCLKFHDHDNLAHYANAAVDIQFQFPFGFKELEGIHSRTDFDLKNHQELSGKKLQYFDPEENENYIPYVVETSIGCDRMFLAMLSQGYTEEEVPDAEGDSSTRVVLKLHPAIAPVKCAILPLLKNKPELVEKAKSIFEDLKIEFQCQYDEKDAIGRRYRRQDAIGTPYCVTIDFDTLQDQTVTIRDRDTLLQERVPISALESIIREKISWKKILGN, encoded by the coding sequence GTGGAAGATCTGTTTAAAAAAGTAACTGCGCATTGTAAAGAATACGGTTTTATTTATCCATCCTCTGAAATTTACGATGGCCTGAGTGCTGTATATGATTACGGACCGAATGGTGTTGCTTTGAAAAACAACATCAAGGAATATTGGTGGAAAAGCATGGTGCAGATGCATCAGAATATAGTTGGAATTGATGCTGCAATTTTTATGCATCCAAAAACATGGAAAGCTTCGGGACATGTCGATGCATTCAACGACCCATTGGTTGATAATAAGGATTCTAAAAAGCGCTATCGAGCAGATCAGCTGATCGAAGATTACATCGACAAGCAATCCGCAAAATTGGAAAAGGAAGTTGACAAAGCCAGGAATCGATTTGGAGATGCTTTTGATGAAAATTTATACAGGAAGACCAATCCGAGGATATTGGAAATTCAAAACCGGATGGACGCCACTACAAAACGCATGACCGATGCGCTTGGATCAGGCGATATGCCAGCCATGAAACAACTCATCGATGATTGTGAAATTGCAGATCCCGATACCGGTTCGAGAAACTGGACGGAGGTCAGGCAGTTTAATCTGATGTTCAATACCCAGTTGGGAAACATTGCAGGTGAAGAAGGTAAATTGTATTTGCGCCCGGAAACTGCGCAGGGAATATTTGTCAATTTTCTCAATGTCAGCAAAACCAGTCGCCAAAAAATACCCTTCGGAATTGCACAAATAGGTAAAGCATTCCGGAATGAAATTGTCGCTCGGCAATTTATTTTCAGGATGAGGGAGTTTGAGCAGATGGAAATGCAGTTTTTTGTGAAACCGGGAGAAGAGATGAAGTGGTACGAATATTGGAAAGCAAAGCGCATGGCCTGGCATCTTGCTTTAGGCACGCCCGATTCCTGTTTAAAATTTCACGACCACGACAACCTTGCCCACTATGCCAATGCTGCAGTCGATATTCAGTTCCAATTTCCTTTTGGATTTAAGGAGCTGGAGGGTATCCATTCGCGTACGGATTTTGACTTGAAGAATCATCAGGAATTATCGGGAAAAAAATTACAATATTTTGATCCGGAAGAAAATGAAAATTACATACCTTATGTGGTTGAAACTTCCATTGGATGCGATCGCATGTTTTTAGCCATGTTGAGCCAAGGCTATACCGAAGAAGAAGTCCCCGATGCTGAAGGAGATTCATCTACACGTGTCGTATTGAAATTACATCCGGCCATTGCTCCGGTCAAATGTGCCATTTTACCTTTGCTGAAAAATAAACCCGAATTGGTTGAAAAAGCTAAATCGATCTTTGAAGATTTAAAAATTGAATTTCAGTGCCAATACGATGAAAAAGATGCCATCGGGCGGCGTTATAGAAGACAAGATGCCATCGGAACTCCGTATTGCGTAACCATAGATTTCGATACGCTTCAAGATCAGACCGTGACCATTCGCGACCGGGATACTTTATTGCAAGAGCGCGTGCCGATCTCCGCCCTTGAAAGTATAATCCGGGAAAAGATATCCTGGAAGAAGATTTTAGGAAACTGA